From Selenomonas ruminantium AC2024, a single genomic window includes:
- a CDS encoding MFS transporter, whose translation MILQRLESLPVGNFHYKLLLLTGLGWLFDSMDTGLIAFVLPVLAKEWALTPAQVGWIGSIGLIGMALGAVLAGTLADRIGRKRVFSLTVLLYSLSTGMCALSWSYESLLVFRFLVGFGLGGELPVAATLMSEYAPAHLRGRFIVLLESFWGVGWLVAACISYLLIPAFGWQIAFVIGTLPALYVFLIRLHMPESIRYLLTKNRIKEAQDVILMLERKLGVESKPFTGEVDMSKLSSQGTETKPKFSALWSAPFRTRTAMLWLAWFGIVFSYYGIFMWLPSIVYAQGFAVVKTFEYVLIMTLAQLPGYYAAAWLVDVIGRKYTLSLFLLLSGVCSFFFGNAETSTALLAWGSAMSFFNLGAWGVIYTYTPEQYPTAIRALGSGWAAGFGRIGGMLAPMLVGVMLGNAFGMNTIFLMFASVFVIISAVVILLGKESKKKTLEELEVALES comes from the coding sequence ATGATTTTACAGCGGCTGGAATCCCTGCCTGTGGGGAATTTCCACTACAAGCTCTTATTGCTGACAGGTCTGGGCTGGCTTTTTGACTCCATGGATACAGGCCTTATCGCCTTCGTACTGCCGGTACTGGCCAAGGAATGGGCGCTTACGCCTGCGCAGGTGGGCTGGATTGGTTCCATCGGCCTTATCGGCATGGCCTTGGGTGCTGTGCTGGCCGGCACTTTGGCTGACCGCATTGGCCGCAAGCGGGTATTTTCCCTGACGGTGCTCCTCTACAGTTTGTCCACGGGGATGTGTGCCCTGTCCTGGAGCTATGAATCTCTGCTCGTATTCCGCTTTCTGGTAGGCTTCGGCCTCGGCGGCGAACTGCCGGTTGCCGCCACCCTCATGAGTGAGTACGCTCCGGCACATCTGCGCGGCCGTTTCATCGTCCTCTTGGAAAGTTTCTGGGGCGTGGGCTGGCTGGTGGCCGCCTGCATCTCCTATCTTCTGATTCCTGCCTTTGGCTGGCAGATTGCTTTCGTCATCGGTACCCTGCCCGCTCTCTATGTATTCCTGATTCGCCTGCACATGCCGGAATCCATCCGCTACCTGCTGACGAAAAACCGCATTAAGGAAGCGCAGGATGTCATCCTGATGCTCGAAAGAAAATTAGGCGTGGAAAGCAAGCCCTTCACCGGAGAAGTTGACATGTCAAAACTTTCCAGTCAAGGCACGGAAACCAAACCCAAGTTCTCCGCTCTCTGGAGCGCTCCCTTCCGCACCCGCACGGCCATGCTCTGGCTGGCCTGGTTCGGCATCGTCTTCAGCTATTACGGCATCTTCATGTGGCTGCCCTCCATCGTTTATGCGCAGGGCTTTGCCGTGGTCAAGACCTTTGAATACGTGCTCATCATGACATTGGCGCAACTGCCCGGTTATTATGCCGCCGCCTGGCTCGTGGATGTGATTGGCCGCAAGTACACCCTGTCTCTGTTCCTGTTGCTCTCCGGTGTCTGCTCCTTCTTCTTCGGCAACGCCGAAACTTCCACCGCATTGCTCGCCTGGGGTTCGGCCATGAGCTTCTTCAACCTGGGTGCCTGGGGTGTTATCTACACCTACACGCCGGAACAGTACCCGACCGCCATCCGCGCACTGGGCAGTGGCTGGGCTGCCGGCTTCGGCCGTATCGGTGGCATGCTCGCCCCGATGCTCGTGGGGGTAATGCTCGGCAACGCCTTTGGCATGAACACCATTTTCCTGATGTTCGCGTCGGTATTTGTCATCATCTCTGCTGTCGTTATCCTCTTAGGTAAGGAAAGCAAGAAGAAAACGCTGGAAGAACTTGAAGTTGCTTTAGAAAGCTGA